ATGCGACGAGGAAGCCAGCCTCTTGGTGACCTGCACCGAACTCAACATGCCATTTGGCTTTAATGGGATGTGGCGCTCGAATACCACCGGTTTGAGTCATATGAGGAACCGCTGGTACTCGCCGCAGCTCGGCCAGTTCATGAGCCACGACCCGCTGGAGTACATCGACTCGTACGACCTCTACGCGTTTGCCAAACTAGACCCGATCAACTTCTGGGATCCGTGGGGATTGAGTGGTGGGAGTCTGGTTCCTAACTACGCATCTGGCGGAAGCGTGATGGAGGGAACTTCAGGGTATCTGTCTGCGAGTCCAACCAACTTTGCGAGTTTTGACTCGGGGATGTTTATCGACCACAGCGTGGGTAGCTCGAATAACTCACCTCCAGCTGCGAATTCAGGGACCAGTGCCCAACGACCGCAACCCTCACGCCCTGGGTCGAATCGAAATCGCAAACGTAGCATTGCGCAAGGTCCCGGACTGCCGAGCAACGCACTTGCGTGTGGTGGGCGACTGCAACTTGAATGCAGCACATTTGTGAACCAGGGAGGGGGTGGTCCTGACGATCCGTCTGTCTTCAATGATGAGAAGCAGGGCTTTGGATTTAGGGCCGTGAAGTTCTGGGCCGAACTTATCGTAGGCGAGTCGGTATCGGCGGTCGTCATGGCTCCTGCAGTACCTTTGCGTATTGCGGGAGGGGTAGGCAAGACAGCGGGTGGACTTTTGGCCAGAGCAGGTGGATGGATTTGCAAAAACGGGCGATGCCAAAAGCTCAACCCGGCAAAGCTCATGAAGCCTTGCTCGTTTACAGAAGACACGCCTGTGTTGATGTGTGACGGAAGCGTTAAGTCGATAGACGAGGTGGAGATAGGTGACTCAGTTTTGGCGCGGAGCAAGCTCACGGGCGAGATTGCATGCCGTGAGGTCATGAACCTATCGGAGCCTGCTGAGCGCTCCATCATCCTCGTCACCCTCGAGTCCATGGATGGAACGAGCGAAGTGATTGCCACCACCGAAAACCATCCGTTCTTTGTGGAAGGTCTTGGTTGGACGCGCGTGGATGACTTGGTGCCCGGCGACCTCGTGCCGAGCGCGACTAACGGCCTTCTCACGGTCAGCGCGCTTGAGTGGACGGATCGGATGGAAATCGTCTACAACTTCGGAGTCGACGAGTTCCACACGTACTTCGTAGGCGAGGTGGGCGCGTGGGTCCACAACTGCTTTTACAACAGCATAAAAGATGCACCCGCTTATCCGAAAGACTTCGTTAAGGGGAAGTTGACAAAACATAACGTGAAAGACAAGGAGCTATTGAACGACGTTCTTCGAAAAGAGGCGCCCGGAGAATGGAACAAAGTCTATCTAGATGGTAAATCTGGAGCCGAGTCGGTTTCAGTACATTACTTTCAACACGCCAAGACCGGGAAAGTCTTTAACGTGAAAGTTAAACCCGGGCACAGTAACAAATAGAACTGGGTGAAAAACATGCCTCTCAACACGTTAGCGAAGTATTGGCTGATCGGAATGGCTGACATCTTTCCCAGAATCCCTGTTCATCCGGAGGACCTGCCGCCATTACAAATGCAAGACTCGGGAAAGAATTATCTCTTGGGAATGCCTCTTCAGCAAAT
This Microvenator marinus DNA region includes the following protein-coding sequences:
- a CDS encoding polymorphic toxin-type HINT domain-containing protein → MWKDARPEVLPRGFSRVSRLPTLGAVFEGAHASHEVISACRAPREITQPKDDVVALLDDATGTLERVVYYTPEGLSTHYDDSGQVLCDEEASLLVTCTELNMPFGFNGMWRSNTTGLSHMRNRWYSPQLGQFMSHDPLEYIDSYDLYAFAKLDPINFWDPWGLSGGSLVPNYASGGSVMEGTSGYLSASPTNFASFDSGMFIDHSVGSSNNSPPAANSGTSAQRPQPSRPGSNRNRKRSIAQGPGLPSNALACGGRLQLECSTFVNQGGGGPDDPSVFNDEKQGFGFRAVKFWAELIVGESVSAVVMAPAVPLRIAGGVGKTAGGLLARAGGWICKNGRCQKLNPAKLMKPCSFTEDTPVLMCDGSVKSIDEVEIGDSVLARSKLTGEIACREVMNLSEPAERSIILVTLESMDGTSEVIATTENHPFFVEGLGWTRVDDLVPGDLVPSATNGLLTVSALEWTDRMEIVYNFGVDEFHTYFVGEVGAWVHNCFYNSIKDAPAYPKDFVKGKLTKHNVKDKELLNDVLRKEAPGEWNKVYLDGKSGAESVSVHYFQHAKTGKVFNVKVKPGHSNK